One Egicoccus halophilus genomic region harbors:
- the fabF gene encoding beta-ketoacyl-ACP synthase II — MNSQRNVVVTGMGLVTPAGRGLADAWNGVLAGKAAAAVDEQLAAAGTPVTIACRVPAYDADAEIGRGAKRRLDRFTHLGVIAAREAVAHAGLGDPDAEDPERIVATDPDRVGILLGSGIGGAETWAEEYPRFLDKGPSRASPMFVPKMLSNTAAGTVAIRTGARGVNMTVNTACAAGASAIHVARDLIRSGVADVVLAGGVEAGITALSISAFAQMGALSRNPDPAAASRPFDVDRDGFVMGEGAGVLVLESEEHARRRGATAYAVVAGAGASADAFHATAPPEDGGGAVLAIRRAVEDAGIDPASIGHLNAHGTSTPLNDAAEARALRAVFDDHTDRMVVTSTKGVTGHLLGAAGAVEAIFAIQAMREGLVPPTANLTNQDPDIALDVVTGEPRTVELDAVLSTSMGFGGQNAALVLTRA; from the coding sequence ATGAACTCGCAACGCAACGTCGTGGTCACCGGCATGGGCCTGGTGACACCGGCCGGCCGTGGGCTGGCGGACGCCTGGAACGGTGTCCTGGCCGGCAAGGCCGCGGCCGCGGTGGACGAGCAACTGGCCGCGGCCGGCACGCCGGTGACCATCGCCTGTCGCGTGCCGGCCTACGACGCCGACGCCGAGATCGGCCGCGGCGCCAAGCGGCGGCTGGACCGCTTCACCCACCTCGGCGTGATCGCGGCCCGCGAGGCGGTGGCACACGCCGGGCTCGGGGATCCCGACGCAGAGGATCCCGAGCGCATCGTCGCCACCGACCCCGACCGCGTCGGCATCCTGCTCGGCTCGGGGATCGGCGGCGCGGAGACGTGGGCGGAGGAGTACCCGCGCTTCCTCGACAAGGGTCCCAGCCGGGCCAGCCCGATGTTCGTGCCGAAGATGCTGTCCAACACCGCGGCCGGCACCGTGGCCATCCGCACGGGCGCCCGCGGGGTGAACATGACGGTCAACACCGCCTGCGCGGCCGGGGCCTCGGCGATCCACGTCGCCCGCGACCTGATCCGCTCCGGCGTGGCGGACGTGGTGCTCGCCGGTGGCGTCGAGGCCGGCATCACCGCCCTGTCCATCAGTGCCTTCGCGCAGATGGGGGCCCTGTCCCGCAACCCCGACCCCGCTGCGGCGTCGCGTCCCTTCGACGTCGACCGCGACGGGTTCGTGATGGGCGAGGGCGCCGGGGTGCTCGTGCTCGAGTCCGAGGAGCACGCGCGCCGCCGTGGCGCCACCGCGTACGCGGTCGTGGCCGGCGCGGGTGCGTCGGCCGACGCCTTCCACGCCACCGCGCCACCCGAGGACGGCGGCGGAGCGGTGCTCGCCATCCGCCGTGCCGTCGAGGACGCCGGGATCGACCCGGCCAGCATCGGCCATCTCAACGCGCACGGCACCTCGACCCCGCTCAACGACGCGGCCGAGGCGCGGGCGCTGCGGGCGGTGTTCGACGACCACACCGACCGCATGGTGGTCACCTCGACCAAGGGCGTGACCGGGCACCTGCTCGGCGCGGCCGGTGCGGTCGAGGCGATCTTCGCCATCCAGGCCATGCGCGAGGGGCTCGTGCCGCCGACCGCCAACCTGACCAACCAGGATCCCGACATCGCGCTCGACGTCGTGACCGGCGAGCCCCGCACGGTCGAACTCGACGCCGTGCTGTCGACCTCCATGGGCTTCGGCGGGCAGAACGCCGCCCTCGTCCTCACCCGCGCCTGA
- a CDS encoding acyl carrier protein — protein sequence MSQDLFATFQTILVDTFGVPADDVAPDATFETLGLDSLDVVELTLVLEEETGVKLEDEELEDVRTVQDAIDKVAEKQQAAA from the coding sequence ATGAGCCAGGACCTGTTCGCCACCTTCCAGACCATCCTCGTCGACACCTTCGGCGTGCCGGCCGACGACGTCGCCCCCGACGCCACCTTCGAGACGCTGGGCCTCGACTCCCTCGACGTCGTCGAGCTGACGCTGGTCCTCGAGGAGGAGACCGGCGTGAAGCTCGAGGACGAGGAGCTCGAGGACGTCCGCACCGTCCAGGACGCGATCGACAAGGTCGCCGAGAAGCAGCAGGCCGCGGCCTGA
- a CDS encoding 3-oxoacyl-ACP reductase family protein yields the protein MTRIALVTGGSGGIGAATCHALAASGHTVLVGYGSNADAAGKVAADAPGEASPLHVDVTDEDSVAAAVAHATERGTLAVVVNNAGVADDDLLLRLDPARFDRTIEVNLRGAYLVSRAAMRPMLRARFGRIVNIASVVALRGNVGQTAYAASKAGLIGFSKSLAREVGRKGVTVNVVAPGFVATPMTDALGDEAREALRSQAPTGRAVEPDEVAATVAFLASDVAGSTTGAVIPVDGGAGI from the coding sequence ATGACCCGCATCGCACTCGTGACCGGCGGCAGCGGTGGCATCGGCGCGGCCACGTGCCACGCCCTGGCCGCCTCCGGGCACACCGTGCTCGTCGGCTACGGCAGCAACGCCGATGCAGCCGGGAAGGTCGCGGCCGACGCCCCCGGCGAGGCGAGCCCGCTGCACGTCGACGTCACCGACGAGGACTCGGTCGCCGCCGCGGTCGCCCACGCCACCGAACGCGGCACGCTCGCGGTCGTGGTCAACAACGCCGGCGTCGCCGACGACGACCTGCTGCTGCGCCTCGACCCGGCGCGTTTCGACCGCACCATCGAGGTCAACCTGCGCGGCGCCTACCTCGTCTCGCGTGCCGCGATGCGGCCGATGCTGCGGGCCCGGTTCGGGCGCATCGTGAACATCGCGTCGGTCGTCGCCCTGCGCGGCAACGTGGGGCAGACCGCCTACGCCGCCTCCAAGGCCGGACTGATCGGGTTCAGCAAGTCGTTGGCGCGCGAGGTCGGCCGCAAGGGCGTCACCGTCAACGTCGTGGCACCCGGCTTCGTCGCCACGCCGATGACCGACGCGCTCGGTGACGAAGCCCGCGAGGCGCTGCGCTCGCAGGCGCCGACCGGCCGGGCCGTGGAGCCCGACGAGGTCGCGGCGACCGTCGCCTTCCTCGCCTCCGACGTGGCCGGCTCGACCACCGGCGCCGTCATCCCCGTCGACGGCGGCGCCGGTATCTGA
- a CDS encoding beta-ketoacyl-ACP synthase III, translated as MTIAGLGAYLPERVVTNDDLAAAGLDTSDAWIRSRTGIAQRHYAAPEQATSDLAVEAGKAALADAGLGTDDVAAVIVATTTPDHMVPGTAPLVAAALGTEVGAFDVQAACSGFVYALRVGAALTVAEDAPVLVIGAETLSRIIDPTDRGVSILFGDGAGAVVLVPDANGSLGPFSLGADGRDPSMLWTQTGGTRTPVSHDVVDARTHFLTMRGGDVYRNAVARMTAASRDVLEQAGRTIDDVDLFVGHQANVRILDAVAQRVGIEAARCHVTVDQHGNTSAASVPLALADARDRGRLHPGDTVLLTAFGAGLTWGACLLTWNPSPTRDES; from the coding sequence GTGACCATCGCCGGGCTGGGTGCCTACCTGCCCGAGCGGGTCGTCACCAACGACGACCTCGCCGCCGCCGGTCTGGACACCTCCGACGCCTGGATCCGGTCGCGGACCGGGATCGCCCAGCGCCACTACGCCGCTCCCGAGCAGGCCACCTCGGACCTCGCGGTCGAGGCCGGCAAGGCGGCCCTGGCCGACGCCGGCCTGGGGACCGACGACGTCGCGGCGGTCATCGTGGCGACCACGACCCCCGACCACATGGTGCCCGGGACCGCCCCGCTGGTCGCCGCGGCGCTCGGCACCGAGGTCGGCGCCTTCGACGTGCAGGCCGCCTGCAGCGGGTTCGTCTACGCCCTGCGCGTCGGTGCCGCCCTGACGGTGGCCGAGGACGCCCCGGTGCTCGTCATCGGCGCCGAGACCCTCAGCCGCATCATCGACCCGACCGACCGCGGGGTCTCGATCCTGTTCGGTGACGGGGCCGGCGCCGTGGTCCTGGTGCCCGACGCGAACGGCAGCCTGGGGCCGTTCTCCCTCGGCGCCGACGGCCGCGACCCGTCGATGCTGTGGACCCAGACCGGCGGCACCCGCACCCCGGTGAGCCACGACGTGGTGGACGCGCGCACGCACTTCCTGACCATGCGCGGCGGCGACGTCTACCGCAACGCCGTGGCACGCATGACCGCTGCGTCCCGCGACGTGCTCGAGCAGGCTGGACGCACCATCGACGACGTCGACCTGTTCGTCGGCCACCAGGCCAACGTGCGCATCCTCGACGCGGTCGCCCAGCGTGTCGGCATCGAGGCCGCCCGCTGTCACGTCACCGTCGACCAGCACGGCAACACCTCGGCGGCCTCGGTGCCCCTCGCCCTCGCCGACGCCCGTGACCGGGGCCGGCTGCACCCGGGCGACACGGTGCTGTTGACCGCGTTCGGGGCCGGCCTGACCTGGGGCGCCTGCCTGTTGACCTGGAACCCGTCCCCGACCCGCGACGAGAGCTGA
- a CDS encoding ACP S-malonyltransferase → MRLAFVFPGQGSHRAGSLDAWAGHPAAAVVDTVADAIDRDVWALAADAGTGARTADAQPTILTASLVAWRALLDGGVAPDVVAGHSLGEVTAAIAAGVVPVADGARVVAARGAAMGRACAANPGSMAALVKLQPDAVQVLVDEDPDLVVANDNAPGQVVLAGTPEAVERIRSRAREAGGRALPLDVEGAFHSPAMAPAVDDLREALAALRPADPRVPLVTGTSAEVLHEAQAVVDALVDGVLAPVRWREVQGRLAELGVTDLVEVGPGGVLAGLAKRTVPDLQVHAAATPDDVADVVERFAGVRA, encoded by the coding sequence GTGCGTCTCGCGTTCGTGTTCCCCGGCCAGGGATCCCATCGCGCCGGCAGTCTCGACGCCTGGGCAGGACACCCGGCCGCCGCGGTCGTCGACACCGTCGCCGACGCCATCGACCGCGACGTGTGGGCCCTGGCCGCCGACGCCGGGACCGGCGCCCGCACCGCCGACGCACAGCCGACGATCCTGACCGCCTCGCTGGTCGCCTGGCGGGCACTGCTCGACGGCGGCGTCGCGCCCGACGTCGTCGCGGGCCACAGCCTCGGCGAGGTCACCGCCGCCATCGCCGCCGGCGTCGTGCCGGTCGCCGACGGCGCCCGCGTGGTCGCGGCGCGAGGTGCGGCCATGGGCCGCGCCTGCGCCGCCAATCCCGGCAGCATGGCCGCACTGGTCAAGCTCCAGCCCGACGCCGTCCAGGTGCTGGTCGACGAGGACCCCGACCTGGTCGTCGCCAACGACAACGCCCCTGGACAGGTGGTGCTGGCCGGAACCCCCGAGGCCGTCGAGCGCATCCGCTCGCGTGCCCGTGAGGCCGGTGGACGCGCGCTGCCCCTGGACGTCGAAGGCGCGTTCCACTCGCCGGCCATGGCGCCGGCCGTGGACGACCTGCGCGAGGCGTTGGCCGCCCTGCGTCCCGCCGACCCCCGCGTGCCGCTGGTCACCGGCACGTCCGCCGAGGTGCTGCACGAGGCACAGGCGGTGGTCGACGCGCTCGTCGACGGGGTGCTCGCACCGGTGCGTTGGCGCGAGGTGCAGGGCCGGCTCGCCGAGCTCGGGGTCACCGACCTGGTCGAGGTCGGGCCCGGCGGCGTGCTGGCCGGACTCGCCAAGCGCACCGTTCCCGACCTGCAGGTCCACGCGGCCGCCACGCCCGACGACGTCGCCGACGTGGTCGAGCGCTTCGCCGGCGTCCGCGCCTGA
- the kynU gene encoding kynureninase, with protein sequence MDRTVCLELDASDPLADRRGAFTLADGLVYLDGNSLGVLPRTVAARLDEVVVREWGEGLIRSWNAAGWVDLPRRVAARIAPLVGADADEVAVGDSTSVNLFKVLAAARRLRPERRVLLTDDTNFPTDRYVAEGLAALGDGLEVRAVAPDAVAAALDDEVAVLFLTHVDYRSGARTDAATLTAAAHRVGAMAVWDLAHSTGALDVDLHAWDADFAVGCSYKYLNGGPGAPAYLYVARRWHTQADTPVRGWFGHARPFDFGTTYAPADGAERFLAGTPHVLSTAALEEALAPFADVSPATLDAKARSLTDTFVTLVTERCGDEVELASPREAARRGAQVSLRHPHAYALTQALIARDVIGDHRPPDLVRFGFAPLYVRHVDVHDAVEVLADVLATRAWDRPEHHRRNTVT encoded by the coding sequence ATGGACCGCACGGTCTGTCTCGAGCTCGACGCGAGTGACCCGCTCGCCGACCGGCGGGGCGCGTTCACGTTGGCCGACGGCCTGGTCTACCTCGACGGCAACTCGCTGGGGGTGCTCCCCCGGACCGTCGCCGCACGCCTGGACGAGGTGGTCGTCCGCGAGTGGGGCGAGGGGCTGATCCGGTCCTGGAACGCCGCCGGGTGGGTCGACCTGCCGCGGCGGGTCGCCGCGCGCATCGCCCCGCTCGTCGGCGCGGACGCCGACGAGGTGGCGGTCGGGGACTCGACCTCCGTGAACCTGTTCAAGGTGCTGGCGGCCGCGCGGCGGTTGCGCCCGGAGCGTCGCGTGCTGCTGACCGACGACACGAACTTCCCCACCGACCGGTACGTGGCGGAGGGACTCGCGGCGCTGGGCGACGGGCTCGAGGTCCGGGCCGTCGCACCCGACGCGGTCGCCGCCGCCCTCGACGACGAGGTGGCGGTCCTGTTCCTGACGCACGTCGACTACCGCTCCGGTGCCCGCACGGACGCGGCGACGCTGACGGCGGCGGCCCACCGGGTCGGGGCGATGGCGGTGTGGGACCTCGCGCACTCGACGGGCGCGTTGGACGTCGACCTGCACGCCTGGGACGCCGACTTCGCGGTCGGCTGCTCCTACAAGTACCTCAACGGCGGACCGGGGGCACCGGCCTACCTCTACGTGGCGCGTCGCTGGCACACGCAGGCGGACACGCCGGTGCGGGGCTGGTTCGGCCACGCCCGACCGTTCGACTTCGGGACCACCTACGCGCCGGCGGACGGCGCCGAGCGCTTCCTGGCCGGCACGCCGCACGTGCTCTCGACGGCGGCGCTCGAGGAGGCGCTGGCACCGTTCGCGGACGTCTCGCCGGCGACGCTGGACGCCAAGGCTCGCAGCCTGACCGACACGTTCGTCACGCTGGTGACCGAGCGCTGCGGCGACGAGGTGGAGCTCGCCTCCCCGCGTGAGGCGGCGCGGCGCGGCGCGCAGGTGTCGCTACGGCACCCGCACGCGTACGCGCTCACGCAGGCGCTGATCGCCCGTGACGTCATCGGCGACCACCGCCCGCCGGACCTGGTCCGGTTCGGGTTCGCGCCGCTGTACGTGCGTCACGTCGACGTCCACGACGCCGTCGAGGTGCTCGCGGACGTGCTCGCGACCCGCGCGTGGGACCGCCCCGAACACCACCGGCGCAACACCGTCACCTGA
- the serA gene encoding phosphoglycerate dehydrogenase, with translation MRILVADPLAEAGVAALAEQHDVDVKTGLSKDELLEIVDAYDAIVVRSQTTIDADVFAAASSLKVVARAGVGLDNVDVEAGTKHGVIVCNAPQSNIVSAAEHTVALLLSLARNIPQAHAALVQGKWERSKWSGTELHDKTLGVLGLGRIGTLVAQRCHAFGMRLVAYDPFVAPDRAARLGVELLDTVDEVLERADFVTVHLPKTPETVGLLDADRLRRMKPTARLLNVARGGIVDEQALADALRDGVIAGAAVDVFASEPTTESPLFGLSNAVVTPHLGASTEEAQDKAGTQVADYVNLALAGEFVPSAVNVQGGPVDEDVKPFLPLGEKLGRLLTALAEDGLGGEVTVEYCGQLADHDARVVGLSVLKGMLGAVASEPVTFVNAPLLADERGIRVREISDPHSEDYVSLLRVSGTTRDGAALRVAGTLLQPGSRERLVEVWNTPVDVDPAAHMAFFRYEDRPGVVGAVGTGFGEAGVNIAAAQVGRTTAGGEAIMALSLDEAVPQDVLEHITEQIGAREGRSISL, from the coding sequence GTGAGGATCCTCGTTGCCGACCCGCTCGCCGAGGCCGGCGTCGCCGCCCTCGCCGAGCAGCACGACGTCGACGTCAAGACCGGCTTGTCCAAGGACGAGCTGCTCGAGATCGTCGACGCCTACGACGCCATCGTCGTGCGCTCGCAGACCACCATCGACGCCGACGTCTTCGCCGCCGCGTCGAGCCTGAAGGTCGTCGCCCGCGCCGGCGTTGGACTCGACAACGTCGACGTCGAGGCGGGTACCAAGCACGGCGTCATCGTCTGCAACGCCCCGCAGTCCAACATCGTCTCCGCCGCCGAGCACACCGTCGCGCTGCTGCTGTCGCTGGCCCGCAACATCCCCCAGGCACACGCCGCCCTGGTGCAGGGCAAGTGGGAACGCTCGAAGTGGTCGGGCACCGAACTGCACGACAAGACCCTCGGCGTGCTCGGCCTGGGCCGCATCGGCACGCTGGTCGCCCAGCGCTGCCACGCCTTCGGTATGCGCCTGGTGGCCTACGACCCCTTCGTCGCGCCGGATCGGGCCGCCCGCCTCGGTGTCGAGCTGCTCGACACCGTCGACGAGGTCCTCGAACGGGCCGACTTCGTCACCGTGCACCTGCCCAAGACCCCCGAGACGGTCGGTCTGCTCGACGCGGACCGCCTCCGGCGGATGAAGCCCACCGCCCGGCTGCTCAACGTCGCCCGGGGCGGCATCGTCGACGAGCAGGCGCTGGCCGACGCGCTGCGCGACGGGGTGATCGCCGGCGCCGCCGTCGACGTCTTCGCCTCGGAGCCGACGACCGAGTCGCCCCTGTTCGGGTTGTCCAACGCCGTCGTGACCCCGCACCTGGGCGCCTCCACCGAGGAGGCCCAGGACAAGGCCGGGACGCAGGTCGCCGACTACGTCAACCTCGCGCTCGCCGGTGAGTTCGTCCCCTCCGCCGTCAACGTCCAGGGCGGACCCGTCGACGAGGACGTCAAGCCCTTCCTGCCGCTGGGCGAGAAGCTCGGTCGGCTGCTCACCGCGCTCGCCGAGGACGGCCTCGGCGGCGAGGTCACCGTCGAGTACTGCGGCCAGCTCGCCGACCACGACGCCCGGGTGGTGGGCCTCAGCGTGCTCAAGGGCATGCTCGGCGCCGTCGCGAGCGAGCCGGTCACCTTCGTCAACGCCCCGCTGCTGGCCGACGAGCGCGGCATCCGTGTGCGCGAGATCTCCGACCCCCACAGCGAGGACTACGTGTCGCTGCTGCGGGTCTCCGGCACCACCCGTGACGGTGCCGCCCTCCGCGTGGCCGGCACGCTGCTCCAGCCCGGCAGCCGCGAACGGCTCGTCGAGGTCTGGAACACCCCCGTGGACGTCGACCCCGCCGCGCACATGGCGTTCTTCCGCTACGAGGACCGGCCCGGCGTCGTCGGCGCCGTCGGGACCGGGTTCGGCGAGGCCGGCGTCAACATCGCCGCGGCGCAGGTCGGACGCACCACCGCCGGCGGCGAGGCCATCATGGCCCTCTCCCTCGACGAGGCCGTCCCGCAGGACGTCCTCGAGCACATCACCGAGCAGATCGGCGCCCGCGAGGGCCGCAGCATCAGCCTCTGA
- a CDS encoding globin — MSDDAPPNATPLDPSAVYDRVGGLEAFEQLVDAFYGRVEQDEVLRPQYPDDLEPGKRHLALFLAQYWGGGDLYSSERGHPRLRMRHAPFDVTPEAALRWATHMSAAIRELRFPSDVEALLLGYVARATPTLVNRLPDDVTELPSR; from the coding sequence GTGAGCGACGACGCCCCACCGAACGCCACCCCTCTCGACCCGTCCGCGGTCTACGACCGTGTCGGTGGGCTCGAGGCCTTCGAGCAACTGGTCGACGCCTTCTACGGTCGCGTCGAGCAGGACGAGGTGCTGCGCCCGCAGTACCCCGACGACCTCGAACCGGGCAAGCGGCACCTCGCGCTGTTCCTCGCCCAGTACTGGGGCGGCGGCGACCTGTACTCCTCCGAGCGTGGTCATCCCCGCCTGAGGATGCGGCACGCGCCCTTCGACGTCACGCCCGAGGCCGCGCTGCGGTGGGCGACGCACATGTCGGCGGCGATCCGCGAGCTGCGCTTCCCGTCCGACGTCGAAGCCCTGCTGCTCGGCTACGTCGCGCGCGCGACCCCGACCCTGGTCAACCGCCTCCCCGACGACGTCACCGAGCTGCCCTCGCGATAG
- a CDS encoding GNAT family N-acetyltransferase, with protein MDAPTVRDATAADLPAVAAIYTHYVLNTTTTFNTQVRTPREWTERFEHDVRGGRYHLLVAERDGMVSGYVETQRFRPKPAYDRSLELSIYVAPDTQSRGTGGALLGALLARLADTEFHRLYSVIALPNETSVRFHEKWGFAHRGTLTEAGHKFGRYLDVAFYERAL; from the coding sequence GTGGATGCCCCGACCGTTCGAGACGCGACCGCCGCCGACCTGCCGGCGGTCGCCGCGATCTACACCCACTACGTCCTCAACACGACCACGACGTTCAACACCCAGGTGCGTACCCCGCGCGAGTGGACCGAACGCTTCGAGCACGACGTGCGCGGCGGTCGCTACCACCTGCTGGTGGCCGAGCGCGACGGCATGGTGTCCGGTTACGTCGAGACCCAACGCTTCCGCCCCAAGCCGGCCTACGACCGCTCGCTCGAGCTGTCCATCTACGTCGCCCCCGACACCCAGAGCCGGGGGACCGGCGGTGCGCTGCTCGGTGCGCTGCTCGCACGGCTGGCCGACACGGAGTTCCACCGGCTCTACTCGGTCATCGCGCTGCCCAACGAGACCTCCGTCCGGTTCCACGAGAAGTGGGGTTTCGCACACCGTGGCACCCTGACGGAAGCCGGACACAAGTTCGGGCGTTACCTCGACGTCGCCTTCTACGAAAGAGCGCTGTGA
- a CDS encoding HD domain-containing protein, protein MSAVNHSLLRHRTRAVREAEEREHLSPLATRAADTRGRDRDEPEDAYRTAFERDRDRILHSKAFRRLKHKTQVFLNPDGDHYVTRLTHTLAVAQVGRAIAATLALNEALTEAICLGHDIGHAPFGHTGETALTPYVEGEWQHAIHGVRVVEVLEPLNLTWEVRDGIRQSSWKNDPPPATAEGLVCRFADRIAYLAHDAEDALRAGVITVQDIPADHRARFGEPGRDWIECMVDMVVSASVEAGEVTMRPDELAAMTALRRWMFDHVYLRPQAQRHSERAVRVIRDLVDWFAQRPDDIPESYRVPAVSDVQAAVDYVAGMSDKYAMTLHDTHFRPAGLY, encoded by the coding sequence ATGTCGGCCGTCAACCACTCGCTGCTGCGCCACCGGACCCGGGCGGTGCGCGAGGCCGAGGAGCGCGAGCACCTCTCGCCGCTCGCCACGCGGGCGGCCGACACCCGCGGACGCGACCGCGACGAGCCCGAGGACGCGTACCGGACCGCCTTCGAACGCGACCGCGACCGGATCCTGCACAGCAAGGCGTTCCGTCGCCTCAAGCACAAGACGCAGGTGTTCCTCAACCCCGACGGCGACCACTACGTGACCCGGCTGACCCACACCCTGGCCGTCGCCCAGGTCGGCCGCGCCATCGCCGCCACCCTCGCGCTCAACGAGGCCCTGACCGAGGCGATCTGCCTCGGACACGACATCGGCCACGCCCCGTTCGGGCACACCGGCGAGACGGCGCTCACCCCCTACGTCGAGGGGGAGTGGCAGCACGCCATCCATGGCGTGCGGGTGGTCGAGGTGCTCGAGCCGCTCAACCTCACCTGGGAGGTCCGCGACGGGATCCGGCAGTCGTCGTGGAAGAACGACCCACCGCCGGCCACCGCGGAGGGTCTCGTGTGCCGCTTCGCCGACCGCATCGCCTACCTCGCCCACGACGCCGAGGACGCCCTGCGTGCCGGGGTGATCACCGTCCAGGACATCCCCGCCGACCACCGGGCGCGCTTCGGGGAGCCCGGTCGGGACTGGATCGAGTGCATGGTCGACATGGTCGTGTCCGCCTCGGTCGAGGCCGGCGAGGTCACCATGCGCCCCGACGAGCTGGCCGCCATGACGGCGCTGCGCCGTTGGATGTTCGACCACGTCTACCTGCGCCCACAGGCGCAGCGCCACTCGGAGCGCGCCGTCCGGGTCATCCGGGATCTCGTCGACTGGTTCGCCCAGCGCCCCGACGACATCCCCGAGTCCTACCGGGTCCCCGCCGTCAGCGACGTCCAGGCAGCGGTCGACTACGTCGCGGGCATGAGCGACAAGTACGCGATGACCCTGCACGACACCCACTTCCGACCCGCCGGGCTCTACTAG
- a CDS encoding QsdR family transcriptional regulator — MSGPPAPGDGEAGRGSPSRRRVLTHDEALVAARRRFLRTGDLVMTRLQADLAVGRATLYRVVGSRDQLLGDVLHDLAIRTLRAVVTEVDRCGLTGVERLLAISREFEARVAGFAPLQRFLTSQPGIALPVLVTTAGRVHERMVDAWTDLLREAAQQGELTLPEAPRETAYLYVRVGESLLYADVLAGARPDHTAADRLRRAVLGAG, encoded by the coding sequence GTGAGCGGCCCACCGGCGCCCGGCGACGGCGAGGCCGGCCGTGGTTCGCCGTCGCGGCGGCGGGTGCTGACCCACGACGAGGCCCTCGTGGCGGCCCGTCGGCGCTTCCTGCGCACCGGTGATCTCGTCATGACTCGGCTGCAAGCCGACCTCGCGGTCGGCCGCGCCACCCTGTACCGCGTGGTCGGCAGCCGTGACCAGCTGCTGGGCGACGTCCTGCACGACCTCGCCATCCGCACCTTGCGGGCCGTCGTCACCGAGGTGGACCGGTGCGGGCTCACCGGGGTCGAGCGGCTGCTGGCCATCTCCCGCGAGTTCGAGGCCCGAGTCGCCGGCTTCGCACCGCTGCAGCGGTTCCTCACCAGCCAGCCCGGCATCGCGCTGCCGGTGCTGGTGACCACGGCGGGGCGCGTGCACGAACGGATGGTCGACGCCTGGACCGACCTGCTGCGCGAGGCGGCCCAGCAGGGCGAACTCACCCTGCCCGAGGCACCGCGCGAGACCGCCTACCTCTACGTCCGCGTCGGCGAGTCGCTGCTCTACGCCGACGTGCTGGCCGGCGCCCGCCCCGACCACACCGCTGCCGACCGACTGCGACGCGCCGTCCTCGGCGCCGGCTGA
- a CDS encoding ABC transporter permease, whose product MSLDAPATSGRSQALPLRTTPPVLLGRGARLVERNLLAYRQAWLVFVSGLVEPVFYLFAVGVGIGGLVGSVEVAGIGEVPYGVFVAPALLAASSMNGAVLESTFNVFAKLKWGKLYDAMLVTPMQPRDIAVGELTWALMRGGVYALGFLLVAWVTGLVVSPWALLALPASVLIGFGFAGIGLLVTTYLKSWQDFDLVTMALLPLFLFSATFYPIEVYPAALQPIVFLSPLTHGVALVRGLMLGDLGWALLGHAAVFVVLGLVGLRLATRRFAALLVS is encoded by the coding sequence ATGAGCCTCGACGCACCCGCCACCTCCGGGCGGTCGCAGGCGCTGCCGTTGCGGACCACGCCGCCGGTCCTGCTCGGCCGGGGGGCGCGGCTGGTCGAACGCAACCTGCTCGCCTACCGCCAGGCGTGGCTCGTGTTCGTCAGCGGGCTCGTCGAACCCGTCTTCTACCTGTTCGCCGTCGGGGTCGGCATCGGTGGGCTCGTCGGCAGCGTCGAAGTCGCCGGGATCGGCGAGGTGCCCTACGGCGTGTTCGTGGCCCCCGCCCTGCTCGCCGCCTCCTCGATGAACGGCGCCGTGCTCGAATCCACGTTCAACGTCTTCGCCAAGCTCAAGTGGGGCAAGCTCTACGACGCGATGCTGGTCACGCCGATGCAGCCGCGCGACATCGCGGTGGGGGAGCTGACCTGGGCACTGATGCGCGGCGGGGTCTACGCGCTCGGGTTCCTGCTCGTCGCCTGGGTGACCGGACTGGTGGTCTCCCCGTGGGCGTTGCTGGCCCTGCCGGCGTCGGTGCTGATCGGCTTCGGGTTCGCCGGTATCGGGCTGCTCGTCACCACCTACCTCAAGAGCTGGCAGGACTTCGACCTGGTCACCATGGCCCTGCTGCCGCTGTTCCTGTTCTCCGCCACCTTCTATCCGATCGAGGTCTACCCGGCGGCGCTCCAGCCGATCGTGTTCCTGTCCCCGCTGACCCACGGCGTCGCGCTGGTCCGGGGGCTGATGCTCGGCGACCTCGGCTGGGCCCTGCTCGGACACGCGGCCGTGTTCGTCGTGCTCGGCCTCGTGGGCCTGCGGCTGGCGACGCGGCGCTTCGCCGCCTTGCTGGTGAGCTGA